The genomic interval GGGACGCGGGACGGGGGCTCGGCGGGGTGCTCGGTCTGGTCGCCGAGGTGCACGGCCCGTGGACGGACGAGGAGGCCGACCGGATCAGCCGCCGGGAGCTGGACGCGAGGTTCGGCGGCCGGCAGGACGACGAGGCCATCGCCGAGGCGGTGGAGCTGGGCGTGCTGGAGCGGGTGCCCGGCCGGGACGACGAGTTCCTCGTACCCAGTCCGCAAGAGCTGGCGGTGGCAGTCGAGTTGTACGGGGCCGGGGTCCCGCTGTCCGCGATCTCCGGCCATCTGCGGGAACTGCGCGGTCAGGTGGAGCACATCGCTTCCCGTTTCCTGGAGTTCACCACCGAGCACGTCTTCGCCCGCTATCTCGGCCACCGGCCGCCCACCGACTCCGACGCGGCCGAGGCGGCGTCTCTCGTACGCCGTCTGCGGCCCCTCGCACAGCAGACGGTGGACGCGGAACTGGCCCGCGCCATGCGGACGTTCGCGACACGTCATCTGCACCACCACCTCGGCGCGGAGGAAAAGGCGATCCCCGAGGACGCGGCGCGTCCCGTGCTGCTCCCCGTTCGGACAACACGGGCCGTGCAGAAGCTGGTTGGCGCGGAGCGGGTCGCCGCTTTCGTGGCGGCGGCCACCGAACGGGAGGTGCAGGCGCGCGCCTTGGACAACCTGACAGCAACTCACCCCAAGGAGGGCGAAATCAACAGAAGCCCCTAAAGCGAAAGAGTGTTGTCCACAGAACTGCCATATAGCCTGTGGATAACTGGAGTTGGCTGTGGATCAAACCTGTCCGAGGAGAAAGGCCGAAGAACCTCGGAAGAACGAAGAACCGACGAGGTGACGAGGTGAGGAGCCGACGAGCCGAAATGCGGATGCACGGGCAAGCCCGCCACGGGCACTCTGACGCCATGGACGAACGTCGCACCGTCAAGGTGTCCAAGTACCTCTCGACCCATCTGCGGCATCAGCCGGAACGCATCGGCCTCACCCTCGACGAGAACGGCTGGGTGGCCGTCGAGGAGCTGCTGAGCGCCGCGGCCCGGCACGGATTCACCCTCTCCCGCGCCGAGCTCGACCACGTCGTCGCCGCCAACGACAAACGGCGCTTCACCGTAGAGCGCGGCGCCCGGAGCAGCGTAGGGAGCGGCGTCCAGGGCGGCATCGAAGGTGACCGCATCCGCGCCGATCAGGGACACACCGTCGCCGTCGACCTGGACCTGCCGTCGGCCGAACCGCCCGCGTACCTCTACCACGGCACGGTCGCCCGGGTCATGGACGCGATCCGGACCGAGGGCCTGCGCCCCATGGCCCGCCACCACGTCCACCTGTCCCCCGACCGGGAGACGGCCACCCGGGTCAGCGCCCGTCGCGGCCGCCCCCTCGTCCTCACCGTGGACGCGGGCGCGATGCACCGCGCCGGCCATGTCTTCCGGGTCAGCGCCAACGGGGTCTGGCTCGCCGACGCCGTACCTCCGCGGTTTCTGCGCCTGCGCGCCTGAGAGACGGCCACTACGCCACCGCGTCACTACGCCAACTGCGCGGGCGCTTCGGTGGCGATGCGCTCGAAGACCTCCGGGTCAACGTTGAAGACCGAGTCCGGGATCGGGGCGTGGATGACGATCTCGGTGAAGCCCAGCTCCGCGTGGCGCCCCGCGAAGTCGACGAACGCGTCCACGGACTCCAACGGGCCGTTGCGGTCCGGTGTGAAAGCGGTGAGCAGGATCCGGTCCAGCTCGGATGCGTCCCGGCCGATCTCCGCGCAGGCCGCCGTGAGCCTCTCGTTCTGTCCACGCAGCGCAGCCCGTGACTCCTCCGGGGTGCCGTTCTCGTACAGCTTGGGGTCGCCGGTGGTGACCCAGGCCTGCCCGTGGCGGGCGGCGAGCTTCAGGCCGCGCGGTCCGGTCGCGGCGACCGCGAAGGGCAGTCGGGGCCGCTGGACACAGCCGGGGATGTTGCGGGCCTCCTCCGCCGCGTAGTACGTCCCGTGCTCGGTCACCGCGTCCTCGGTGAGCAGCCGGTCCAGGAGCGGGACGAACTCGGCGAAGCGGTCGGCGCGTTCGCGCGGGGTCCAGGCGTCCTGGCCCAGGGCGGTGGCGTCGAAGCCGCTGCCGCCCGCGCCGATGCCGAGGGTGACCCGGCCGCCCGAGATGTCGTCCAGGGAGATCAGCTCCTTGGCCAGCGTGACCGGGTGGCGGAAGTTCGGCGAGGTCACGAGGGTGCCCAGCCGCAGGCGTTCGGTGGCCGTCGCCGCGGCGGTGAGCGTGGGCAACGCCCCGAACCACGGTCCGTCCCGGAAGGTCCGCCAGGACAGGTGGTCGTAGGTGTAGGCGGTGTGGAAGCCCAGTTCCTCCGCGCGCTGCCAGCGGTCGCGACCGCCCTCGTGCCAGCGATGAACGGGGAGGATCACGGTGCTCAGGCGGAGACTCATGCCCCTGAGCCTACGACCGTACGCACGGGTGACGGCGACCTGATGGCCTCGGCATATGCCAGAGGACTTTTCCGCAGATCAGCGTCCTGCCCACTCAGATGTGCGCCCCTCCGCACGCACGTGCACCATTGTGGGCGAGAATGGGCCGGTGACCTCAGTGACCGATACGCCTCTTCCCGCCGTGACCCGGCTGATCGCCACCGACCTCGACGGCACTTTGCTACGCGACGACAAGACGCTGTCCGCGCGCACGGTCGCGGCCCTCGCGGCGGCCGAGGAGGCCGGGATCGAGGTCTTCTTCGTCACCGGCAGGCCGGCCCGCTGGATGGACGTCGTACGGGACCACGTCCAGAGCCACGGTACGGCGATCTGCGCCAACGGCGCCGTGGTCACCGACCTGCGGACGGACGGCGACCTGCTCTCCGTACGGCCGCTGGAGCGCGCGGCCGCCCTGCACGTCGTGCGCGCCCTGCGCGAGACGGCCCCCGGCACCTCCTTCGCCGTCGAGATGACCACCGGCATCAACTACGAACCGGCCTACCCGCCCTTCCACCTGGATCCGGGCGCGGCCGTGGCCGGAGCCGAGAAGCTGCTGCACGAGGAAGCCCCGGGCACCGGCGCGCCGGTGATCAAACTGCTGGCCCACCACACCGAGCTGTCCCCCGACGCCTTCCTGACCCTGGCCCGTACGGCCGCCGGCGACCGGGCCGCCTTCACCCGCTCCAGCCCCTCCGCGCTCCTGGAGGTCAGCGGGCTCGGCGTCTCCAAGGCCACCACGCTCGCCGCCTGTTGTTCCGAGCGCGGCATCTCGCCCGCCGAGGTGGTCGCCTTCGGCGACATGCCCAACGACATCGAGATGCTCAGCTGGGCCGGCGCCTCCTTCGCGATGGGCAACGCCCACCCGGACGCGGTGGCCGCCGCCTCGGGCCGGACCGCGACCAACGAGGAGGACGGGGTGGCGGTGGTCATCGAGCGGATCCTCGCCGCCCGCGCAGAGACCCGCTGAAACCTTTCGGCACACCCGCACACCCCGCTATCCGCACACCCGCGCATCAGCACACCCGCACACCGCCTCGCAGGCCCGGCGGGGCCCGTGAGGCCTGCCCCGCCCGCCCTGCGGGATCACCGTCGGGCCGCCCTCACAACGGCGCCTCCCACACCACCGTCGTACCGCCGCCGTCCTCCCCGATCCCCGGTTCGATCCGGCTCGACCCACCCAGGGACTCGGCCCGGCGGGCCAGGTTGCGCAGCCCGCTGCGGCGGCCGCCCTCAGGGATGCCCACCCCGTCGTCGGCGACCGAGAGGCGTACCGCCGCCCGCCCGTCCGGCAGGGTCACCGTGGCGTCGACGACCACATCGATCAGCGACGCCTCCGCGTGCCGGAATGCGTTGGAGAGGGCCTCGCGCAGCGCGGCGACCAGGTTCTTGCCGGTCAGCTCGCCGACGAGCGAGTCCACCGGGCCCAGAAAGCGGTGCGAGGGCTTGAAGCCGAGCGGGACGGCCGCCATGTTGATCTCCCGCAGTACGCGGGTGCGCAGCCCCGACGGGGCTTCGGCCGGTTCCTGCTGGAGCGCGAAGATGGCCGTGCGGATCTCCTGGATCGTCACGTCCAGTTCGTCCACGGCCCGGCCGACGCCGGTCCGCACTTCGGGCACCACCGACCGGCGCTGGGCGCTCTCCAGCATCATCCCGGTGGCGAAGAGCCGCTGGATGACCAGGTCGTGGAGGTCGCGGGCGATCCGGTCACGGTCCTCGTACACCGCGAGCCGCTCCCGGTCCCGCTGCGCCTCGGCCATCATCAGCGCGAGCGCCGCCTGGGAGGCGAACTGGGTGGCGAGCGTCCGCTCGGTCGCCGTGAACGGGCGCCCGCCCCGCGCCCGGGGGGTGGCCAGCGCGCCGAGCACCCGGCCGCCGCTGTGGAGCGGCAGCATCATGCTGGGGCCGAACCGGTCGGCCAGCCTGGTGACCATCCGGCTGTCGGTGGCCGAGTCGTCGATGAACACCGCCTCGCCGGCCAGGAGTTTCGCCACCACCGCGCTCCGGGGCGGGATGATCACGCCGAGCGAGGACGCGGGGTCGTCGGACGAGACGGCGACGATCTCCAGGCCGCCCTCCTCGGCGGGCAGCAGCACGATCCCCGCGGCGGAGTCGGCGAGCCGACGGGCCTGTTCGGCGACCACGGACAGCGCCTCGTCGGCGTCCCCGCCCGACAGGAGGGCCGTGGTGACCGCGACCGAACCGTCGATCCAGTGCTCCCGCTGCCGCGCCGCCTCGTACAGCCGGGCGTTGCCGATGGCGATCCCGGCCTCCGTGGCGAGCACCCGGACCATGTGGAGGTCGTAGTCGGTGAACTCCGCGCCGTGTCGCTTCTCGGTGAGGTAGAGGTTGCCGAAGATCTCCCCCTGGACCCGGATGGGCACCCCCAGGAAGGTCCGCATCGAGGGGTGCCCCGGCGGGAAGCCCGCGGACCGCGGATCGGTGCACAGATCGGCCAGCCGGACCGGGGCGGGGTCGTGGATCAGCGCGCCGAGGAGACCCCGGTGGCCGTCGGGGCGACGCCCGATCGCGTCGGCCACCTCCTGCGGAACCCCGTACGTGACGAAGTCCGACAGTCCCTCACCCAGCTCGTCGACGACGCCGATGGCGGCGTACCGGGCGTGGGCGAGCTCGGCCGCCGTCTCGCAGATCCGGTCCAGGGTGGAGTGGAGTTCCAGCCCCGCGCCGACGGAACGCATCGCCTCCAGGAGCTGCGGCACCCGCGCGGTCAGCTCGGTGGAGAGACCCTGGAGGCTGCGGGTGGCCCGGGTGGTGGCGTCCAGGGAGTCCTGCGGGTCGGGCTCGGCCATGGACCGAGCCTAGTTAGTACCGATTGGGGGCGAAAGTCGAGAATGCGCTCGCCAGGCGAAGGGGCGCCGGCCGTCCGGGGCCCGGACCGGGGGCGGCCGCCGCTACCGGACCCCCGCCCCGACCGTCTCCCGTTCGCGCTCCACCATGCGGCGCAGCGGCCCGTCCTCGGCGGCGAGTTCGGCGTACGGTCCGCGCTGCACGACCCGGCCCGCGTCCAGCACCAGCACCTCGTCGACGGTGTCGAGGCCGGTCAGCCGGTGGGTGATCAGTACCGTCGCGCAACCACGGGTCGCGTCCAGCAGGTCGGCGGTGAGGGCGTCGGCGGTCGGCAGGTCGAGGTGTTCGGCCGGCTCGTCCAGGACGAGTACGGGGAAGCCCGCGAGCAGCGCGCGGGCCAGCGCGAGGCGCTGGCGCTGGCCGCCGGAGAGCCGCGCGCCGTGCTCGCCCACCGGGGTGTCGAGCTCCTCCGGCAGGGCCAGCACCCAGTCCAGGAGCCGGGCCCTGGAGAGCGCGTCGCGCAGTTCGGCGTCGGTCGCCCCAGGGCGGGCCAGGCGCAGGTTCTCACGGATCGTGCTGTCGAAGACGTGCGCGTCCTGGGCACACAGCCCGACCGAGCGCCGGACCGTCTCCGATTCCAGCGCGGACGCCTCGACGCCGCCCAGCCGGTACGTCCCCGTCGAAGCGTCCAGAAAGCGCAGCAGGACCTGGGCGAGCGTCGTCTTGCCCGAGCCCGAGGGGCCCACGACCGCGATGCGCCGACCGGGCGTCAGCGTCAGGTCGAGCGAGGCCAGCGCGTCGTGCCGGGCCCCCGGGTAGCGGGCGCTCAGCCCCCGTACCTCCAGCGGGAAGGGCGACGCGGGCTCCTCGGCGGGGGCCTCGGGCTCCCGTACGGGCACGGGGGCGTCCAGCACCTCGAACACCCGCTCGGCGCTCCGGGCGACGCGCTGGCGGTACTGCACCGCGAGCGGCAGCCCGGTGACGGCCTCGAAGGCGGCGAGCGGGGTCAGCACCACCACGGCGAGCGCGACACCGGACAGCCGGCCGTCCTGCACGGCGGGGACGGCGACGGCCGCGGCGGCCACCACCGTGAGCCCGCAGACCAGGGCGGACAGTCCGCCGCCCAGTGCCGTCGCGGCGGCGGCGCGCGAGGCGATCCGGGTCAGCAGCGTGTCGGCCGCGCGCAGCCGCGCCTGGCGGGCGGGCAGCGCGCCCGCGACGGTCAGTTCGGCGGTGGCGCCCAGGAGGTCGGTGACCCGGGTGGCCAGGGCGGCACGGGCGGGTGCGAGCTGCCGCTCCGTACGGCGGGCACAGGCACCGCTGACGAGCGGGACGCCGACCCCGGCGACCAGCAGCCCCACGGCCAGGACCACGCCGGCCTCCGGGAGCAGCCAGCCGGTGAATCCGGCGGCCGCGGCCCCCACCACGACGGCGGTGCCGACCGGCAGCAGCCAGCGCAGCCAGTAGTCCTGGAGCGCGTCCACATCGGCGACGAGCCGGGACAGCAGGTCGCCGCGCCGCGTGGTGCGCAGGCCCCCGGGGGCGATGCGTTCGAGGCCCCGGTAGACGGAGACCCGCAGATCGGCGAGGAGCTTCAGGACGGCGTCGTGCGAGACGAGCCGCTCGGCGTAGCGGAAGACCGCCCGGCCGATGCCGAAGGCGCGGGTCGCGGTGACCGCCATCATCAAGTACATGACCGGCGGCTCTTCGGAAGCGCGGGAGATCAGCCAGCCGGAGACCGCCATGAGCCCCACGGCCGACCCGACCGCCAGGCTGCCGAGCAGCAGGGCCAGGATCAGTCGTCCGCGCTGCGTACCGGCGGACTCGCGAACCCGGGCGAGCACCCGCCCGGAGCGGGCACCGGTCCTCCGCGGTCCGCCGTCGGCCGCGCGCAGTTCCTCCGCCCGGTGGGCGTCCAGGAGCTCGCCCCCGGCGAGCGGCTGCGGGACGGCCGGTCCGGCGGCGGCGGCACGCGTACCGCGGCCCCCGTCCTCGGTCCGCTCCCGCACGTCGGTACGCGGCTCCAGGGCCACCACGCGGTCGGCGACCGCCAGCAGGGCCGGGCGGTGGACGACCAGCAGCACGGTCCGCCCGGCGGCCAGCCTCCGTACGGCGTCGACGATGCCCGCCTCGCTCTCGCCGTCCAGGCTCGCGGTCGGCTCGTCCAGCAGCAGGAGCGGCCGGTCGGCGAGGAACGCCCGGGCGAGGGCGAGGCGCTGGCGCTGGCCCGCGGAGAGTCCGGCGCCGTCCTCGCCCAGGGCCGTCCGCATCCCGTCGGGCAGCGCCGCGACGAAGTCGTACGCGCCCGCGTCCCGCAGCGCCGCGAGGACCGCCTCGTCGTCGGCGTCGGGCCGCGCGAGGCGCACGTTCTCGGCGATGGTGTCCGCGAAGAGGTGGGGGCGCTGGGGGACCCAGGCGATACGGCTCCGCCAGCGTTCGAGGTCGAGGTCCTCGAGGTCCCGGCCGCCGACCCGGACGCGCCCCTCGTCGGGTGCGGCGAACCCGAGAAGCACGTGCAGCAGCGTGGACTTGCCGACCCCGCTCGGGCCGACCAGGGCGACGGTCTCCCCCGGCTCCACGGTGAGCGACGCGGCGTCCAGCGAGGGTCCGGTGCGGCCCTCGTGGCGTACGGTCACGTCCGCCAGTTCCAGGCGCAGCGCGTCCGGGACGTCCTCGGTGCCCGAGGCCCGGGGTGCGGTCTCCAGGACCGTGAAGATCTCCTCGGCGGCCGACAGGCCCTCGGCCGCCGCGTGGTACTGCGCTCCGACCTGGCGGATCGGCAGATACGCCTCCGGAGCCAGGATCAGGACCACCAGGCCGGTGTAGAGGTCGAGTTCGCCGTGGACGAGCCGCATGCCGATCGTGACGGCGACGAGGGCCACCGACAGGGTCGCCAGCAGCTCCAGGGCGAACGAGGACAGGAAGGCGATCCGCAGGGTTCGCAGGGTGGCCCGGCGGTAGTCGGAGGTGATCGTGCGGATCGATTCGGCCTGCGCCTTGGCCCGCCCGAAGACCTTCAGGGTCGGCAGCCCGGCGACGACGTCCAGGAAGTGCCCGGAGAGCCGGGACAGCAGCTGCCACTGGCGATCCATCCGGGACTGGGTGGCCCAGCCGATCAGGATCATGAAGAGCGGGATGAGCGGCAGCGTGACGACGATGATCGCCGCCGACACCCAGTCCTCGGTGACGATCCGGGCGAGCACCGCCACGGGCACCACGACGGCGAGTCCGAGCTGCGGGAGGTAGCGGGCGAAGTAGTCGTCGAGCGCGTCGATGCCCCGGGTCGCCAGCGCGACGAGCGAACCGGTGCGCTGCCCGCTCAGCCAGTCGGGGCCCAGTCGCGCCGCCCGCTCCAGGAGCCGGCCGCGCAGTTCGGACTTGACGGCCGCGCTGGCGCGATGGGCCGCCAGTTCGGTGAGCCAGGCGACGAAGGCCCGGCCGAGGGCGACCGCGGCGAGCAGCAGAAGAGGGGTGCGCAGCGCGGTGACCGTGAGCCCGCCCTCGAAACCGCCCACCACGATCTCGGCGATGAGCATCGCCTGGGCGATCACCAGCAGGGCGCCGACCAGGCCGAGGGCCACCACGGCCGCCAGGAAGAGGCGGGTGGCGCGTGCGTAGTGGAGCAGACGCGGATCGATCGGTTTCACGTGAAACATCCCCCCGGCGGGGTCGGTGAACTCTGCGGGCTGGTGAGCTGCCGCGCGCCTCGCGGGGCCCGCGGCAGCTCACCGGAGTCAGTGCGCGTCGGCGATGTGCTGGGTGCCGATGCGCTTGCGGAAGACCCAGTAGGTCCAGCTCTGGTACAGCAGCACGATGGGCGTGGCGATACCCGCGCACCAGGTCATGATCTTGAGCGTGTACGGGCTGGACGAGGCGTTGGTGACCGTGAGGTTCCAGGCGTCGTTCAGCGAGGACGGCATGACGTTGGGGAAGAGCGTCAGGAAGAGCATCGCGACCGCCGCCGCGATCGTCACGCCCGAGAACGCGAACGACCAGCCCTCGCGGCCCTTGGCGATGGCCCCGATCGCGGCCAGGAGCGCCACCCCCGCCACGATCATGGCCCCCAGGCTCCAGGCGTCCCCGTTGTCCGCCTGCGTCCAGACCAGGAAGCCCAGCGCGAGCACCGCGGTGACCGGTCCCAGCTTCAGCGCGAGTGAGCGGGCCCGGGCCCGGATGTCGCCCGCCGTCTTGAGGCCGGCGAACACCGCCCCGTGGAAGGTGAAGAGGGTGAGGGTGACGAGACCGCCGAGGATCGCGTACGGGTTGAGGAGGTCCCAGAAATTGCCGACGTACTCCATCTCGGCGTCGATCTTCACGCCCCGCACGATGTTCCCGAAGGCCACGCCCCAGAGCACCGCCGGAATCAGTGAGGTCCAGAAGATCGCGGTCTCCCAGTTCGTCTGCCACCGCTCCTCGGGCCGCTTGGCGCGGTACTCGAAGGCGACGCCGCGGACGATCAGGCAGAACAGGATGATCAGCAGCGGCAGGTAGAAGCCGGAGAACAGGGTGGCGTACCACTCGGGGAAGGCGGCGAAGGTCGCGCCGCCGGCGCTGAGCAGCCAGACCTCGTTGCCGTCCCAGACGGGCCCGATCGTGTTGATCAGGACCCGGCGCTCCTTGCGGTCACGGGCCAGCAGCTTGGTGAGGACCCCGATGCCGAAGTCGAATCCCTCCAGGAAGAAGTAGCCGGTCCAGAGGACGGCTATGAGCACGAACCAGACGTCGTGGAGTTCCATCTCTCAGCTCCTGTGCTCAGTACGAGAAGGCCATCGGCCGGTCGGCGTCTTCTTCGTCGTGGCCGCCGATCCGGGTGGGCGGGTTGAGGTCGTCCTCGGTGAGTTCCGGGGGGCCGGCCTTGATGTACTTCACGAGCAGCTTCACCTCGATCACGGCGAGCACCGCGTACAGCAGGGTGAAGACGACCATCGAGGTGATGACCTCGCCCTGCGAGACACCGGGGGAGACCCCCGCGCGGGTCTGGAGCACCCCGTAGACGACCCACGGCTGGCGGCCCATCTCGGTGAAGATCCAGCCCCAGGAGTTGGCGATCAGCGGGAAGAGCAGCGTCCAGAGCGCGACGACCCAGTAGAGCTTGGTGAGCCTCGGGCTCAGCGCCTTGTTCCTGAAGAGGACCAGATGGGGCACCTCGTCCTCACCGGTCCGCAGCGCCGGTGGCAGCAGGAACTTCCTCCGGGTCAGCCAGAGCCCCAGGAGGCCGAGGCCGAAGGAGGCCATGCCGAAGCCGATCATCCACCGGAAGCTCCAGAACGCGACCGGGATGTTGGGGCGGTAGTCGCCGGGCCCGTACTTCTCCTCCATGCTCTTGTTGATGTCGTTGATGCCGGGGACGTACGAGTTCGGGTCGTTGTTGGCGAGGAAGGAGAGCACACCGGGGATCGAGATCTCGACCGAGTTGTGGCCCTTGCTGACGTCCCCGTACGCGAAGATCGAGAACGGCGCCCCGTCCTGTCCGTCCCAGAGGGCCTCGGCGGCGGCCATCTTCATCGGCTGCTGCCGGAACATGACCTTGGCGAGGCTGTCGCCGCTGACGGCGGTGAGCATTCCGGCGACCACGACGGTGATCAGGCCCAGGCGCAGCGAGGTCCGCATCACCGGGATGTGCTTCTTGCGCGCCAGGTGGAACGCGGCGATGCCGACCATGAAGGCCCCGCCGACCAGGAACGCCGCCGTGATGGTGTGGAAGAACTGGGTGACCGCGGTGTCCTGGGTGAGCACCCGCCAGAAGTCGGTGAGCTCGGCGCGGCCGCGTTCCTCGTTGATCCGGTAGCCGACCGGGTGCTGCATCCAGGAGTTGGCCGCCAGGATGAAGTAGGCGGAGAGGACCGTGCCGATCGAGACCATCCAGATGCAGGCGAGGTGGATCTTCTTCGGCAGCTTGTCCCAGCCGAAGATCCACAGGCCGATGAAGGTGGACTCGAAGAAGAAGGCGATCAGCGCCTCGAAGGCGAGCGGAGCGCCGAAGACGTCACCGACGAAGCGCGAGTAGTCGGACCAGTTCATGCCGAACTGGAACTCCTGGACGATGCCCGTGACGACGCCCATGGCGATGTTGATCAGGAACAGCTTGCCCCAGAACTTGGTCGCCCTGAGGTACTTCTCGTTCTCCGTCCGCACCCAGGCGGTCTGCAGGCCGGCGGTGAGCGCGGCGAGCGAGATCGTCAGGGGGACGAAGAGGAAGTGGTAGACGGTGGTGATGCCGAACTGCCATCGCGCCAGGGTCTCCGGCGCCAGAGCGAGGTCCACGTCGTCAGTCTCCTTACATCGCCGTGGTCATACCGGCACTACGCCCCTTCGATCCCACCGATTACGGGAGAAAGCAGGCGAGCTTGTGAAAGCGTTCACATTCACAAGCAATTATGACGCACATACTTTCGGACCCATCGCCGGGGGTACCCCTTTTCGGCCCCCGCCCCACGAACCCGGCCCCCGCCCCACGCAAAAGGGCCCCGGACCTCGCGATCGAGGTCCGGGGCCAGTCGGCACTACAGGCGCGTGCGGGTCTACAGCTCCGCGCGGAACGCCTCCGCCGTCTTCAGGAAGAGGTCGTTGCCCTCGCTCTCACCGATCGAGACCCGGACGCCCTCACCCTTGAAGGGCCGCACGACCACCCCGGCCCGCTCGCAGGCAGCGGCGAAGTCGAGGGTCCGCTCGCCGAGCCGCAGCCAGACGAAGTTCGCCTGCGACTCCGGCACCGTCCAGCCCTGGCGCACCAGCTCCGCGCTCACCCGGGCGCGCTCGGCGACCAGCGAGCCCACCCGGCCCAGCAGCTCGTCCTCCGCGCGGAGCGAGGCCACCGCCGCGTCCTGGGCGAGCTGGCTCACCCCGAAGGGGACGGCGGTCTTGCGCAGTGCCGCGGCCACCGGCTCGTGGGCCACCGCGAAGCCGACCCGCAGCCCGGCCAGGCCGTACGCCTTGGAGAAGGTCCGCAGCACCGCCACGTTGGGCCGGTCCCGGTAGATCTCGATGCCGTCCGGCACCTCGGCGTCGCGGATGAACTCCTTGTACGCCTCGTCGAGCACCACCAGCACGTCGCTCGGCACCCGGTCGAGGAACCGTTCCAGCTCGGCCCGGCGCACCACCGTGCCGGTGGGGTTGTTGGGATTGCAGACGAAGATCAGCCGGGTCCGGTCGGTGATCGCCTCCGCCATCGCGTCGAGGTCGTGCACCTCGCCGTCGGTCAGCGGGACCTTCACCGAGGTCGCGCCGCTGACCTGCGTGATGATCGGGTACGCCTCGAAGGACCGCCAGGCGTAGATGACCTCGTCGCCGGGCCCGGAGGTGGCCTGGAGCAGCTGCTGGGCCACCCCCACCGACCCGGTGCCGGCGGCGAGGTCCGTCAGGGGCACACCGAAACGGTCGGCCAGCTCGTTCATCAGGCCGGTGCACGCCATGTCCGGGTAGCGGTTGAAGTTCCCCGCGGCGGCGAGCGCCGACTCCAGCACCCCCGGCAGCGGCGGATAGGGATTCTCGTTGGAGGACAGCTTGTACGCGACCGGTCCACCGGCCGCCGCGGGCTTCCCCGGCACATAGGCGGGAACGCCGTCCAGTTCGGCGCGCAGCTTGGGGCTCGTCTCGCTCACCGCAGGTCCTCCTCGACCGTCCGTTCACAGCAATACTGCACACCTTAAGAGGATTGGGCCCCGCTGCGAATGGCCCGAGCGGGAAATCGACCGCAGTGCCCGGGAATGGGGCCTCGCGTGGGGCCGGTCCGGGCCCTCTCCCGGGGGGAGCGTTTCGCTTTTCGGCGCGCGCCGGTGGCTCGCGCCGTGGCGCGCGTCCCCCGAAGTGGTGAGTTGAGACCTCTTCGAGACATCGCACATACAGCAGGCTGCCGCCCTCCAGCACCTGAAACACCTATGCAAGAGCGGCCAACTCCCTTGCATTGCAAGGATTCTGATGGTTAGTGACCTTGCAGAAACGTGCCTGTCAACGTGCGCATATGCGACCGGACCGACCACCCCTCGGAGCCCTACTATCGGCTCGCCATGACAGCAGCAGGGAAGCACCAGGTGAGCCGGACGGAGACCCCCCGGCGCAGCGGCCGGCCAGGACGGGCGGGGATCCGTGATGTGGCCGCCGCGGCCGGAGTCTCGATCACGACCGTCTCCGACGCGCTCAACGGCAAGGGCAGGCTCCCGGACGCCACCCGCCGCCATGTCCGCGAGGTCGCCGAGCGCCTGGGCTACCGCCCGTCCGCCGCGGCCCGAACCCTCCGTACGGGCAAGTCGGGCCTGATCGGCCTGACCGTGACCACGTACGGGAATGAACCTTTCA from Streptomyces sp. CA-278952 carries:
- the cydD gene encoding thiol reductant ABC exporter subunit CydD encodes the protein MKPIDPRLLHYARATRLFLAAVVALGLVGALLVIAQAMLIAEIVVGGFEGGLTVTALRTPLLLLAAVALGRAFVAWLTELAAHRASAAVKSELRGRLLERAARLGPDWLSGQRTGSLVALATRGIDALDDYFARYLPQLGLAVVVPVAVLARIVTEDWVSAAIIVVTLPLIPLFMILIGWATQSRMDRQWQLLSRLSGHFLDVVAGLPTLKVFGRAKAQAESIRTITSDYRRATLRTLRIAFLSSFALELLATLSVALVAVTIGMRLVHGELDLYTGLVVLILAPEAYLPIRQVGAQYHAAAEGLSAAEEIFTVLETAPRASGTEDVPDALRLELADVTVRHEGRTGPSLDAASLTVEPGETVALVGPSGVGKSTLLHVLLGFAAPDEGRVRVGGRDLEDLDLERWRSRIAWVPQRPHLFADTIAENVRLARPDADDEAVLAALRDAGAYDFVAALPDGMRTALGEDGAGLSAGQRQRLALARAFLADRPLLLLDEPTASLDGESEAGIVDAVRRLAAGRTVLLVVHRPALLAVADRVVALEPRTDVRERTEDGGRGTRAAAAGPAVPQPLAGGELLDAHRAEELRAADGGPRRTGARSGRVLARVRESAGTQRGRLILALLLGSLAVGSAVGLMAVSGWLISRASEEPPVMYLMMAVTATRAFGIGRAVFRYAERLVSHDAVLKLLADLRVSVYRGLERIAPGGLRTTRRGDLLSRLVADVDALQDYWLRWLLPVGTAVVVGAAAAGFTGWLLPEAGVVLAVGLLVAGVGVPLVSGACARRTERQLAPARAALATRVTDLLGATAELTVAGALPARQARLRAADTLLTRIASRAAAATALGGGLSALVCGLTVVAAAAVAVPAVQDGRLSGVALAVVVLTPLAAFEAVTGLPLAVQYRQRVARSAERVFEVLDAPVPVREPEAPAEEPASPFPLEVRGLSARYPGARHDALASLDLTLTPGRRIAVVGPSGSGKTTLAQVLLRFLDASTGTYRLGGVEASALESETVRRSVGLCAQDAHVFDSTIRENLRLARPGATDAELRDALSRARLLDWVLALPEELDTPVGEHGARLSGGQRQRLALARALLAGFPVLVLDEPAEHLDLPTADALTADLLDATRGCATVLITHRLTGLDTVDEVLVLDAGRVVQRGPYAELAAEDGPLRRMVERERETVGAGVR
- the cydB gene encoding cytochrome d ubiquinol oxidase subunit II, with the protein product MELHDVWFVLIAVLWTGYFFLEGFDFGIGVLTKLLARDRKERRVLINTIGPVWDGNEVWLLSAGGATFAAFPEWYATLFSGFYLPLLIILFCLIVRGVAFEYRAKRPEERWQTNWETAIFWTSLIPAVLWGVAFGNIVRGVKIDAEMEYVGNFWDLLNPYAILGGLVTLTLFTFHGAVFAGLKTAGDIRARARSLALKLGPVTAVLALGFLVWTQADNGDAWSLGAMIVAGVALLAAIGAIAKGREGWSFAFSGVTIAAAVAMLFLTLFPNVMPSSLNDAWNLTVTNASSSPYTLKIMTWCAGIATPIVLLYQSWTYWVFRKRIGTQHIADAH
- a CDS encoding cytochrome ubiquinol oxidase subunit I; its protein translation is MDLALAPETLARWQFGITTVYHFLFVPLTISLAALTAGLQTAWVRTENEKYLRATKFWGKLFLINIAMGVVTGIVQEFQFGMNWSDYSRFVGDVFGAPLAFEALIAFFFESTFIGLWIFGWDKLPKKIHLACIWMVSIGTVLSAYFILAANSWMQHPVGYRINEERGRAELTDFWRVLTQDTAVTQFFHTITAAFLVGGAFMVGIAAFHLARKKHIPVMRTSLRLGLITVVVAGMLTAVSGDSLAKVMFRQQPMKMAAAEALWDGQDGAPFSIFAYGDVSKGHNSVEISIPGVLSFLANNDPNSYVPGINDINKSMEEKYGPGDYRPNIPVAFWSFRWMIGFGMASFGLGLLGLWLTRRKFLLPPALRTGEDEVPHLVLFRNKALSPRLTKLYWVVALWTLLFPLIANSWGWIFTEMGRQPWVVYGVLQTRAGVSPGVSQGEVITSMVVFTLLYAVLAVIEVKLLVKYIKAGPPELTEDDLNPPTRIGGHDEEDADRPMAFSY